tgagacttcatgaaatataaaaaagtcaGAATCATTCACGAGTTCACAGTGGGCAATTAAATACTGTGCTTGCAGAagcttttgtaaatattttattacatcttTTCATGTGCACAGCCTTTAACAATCACTGCTTAATGTTGCtgccccctcaaaataacttaacacactaccattaatgtctaaacaggggtgtggaaattagagatgagctaaattacagtgattccattcgtcacgaacctcgtggctcggcatttgctgactttatcctgcataaattagttcagctttcaggtgctctggtgggctggagactctctcctaggactgtatcgcccttttccagcccaccggagcacctgaaagctgaactaatttatgcaggctaaagtcagcaactgccgagccaagatgtTCGTGACGTATCGAAtcactaacttcgctcatctctagtggaaataaaaaaaataaaatacttgtTCAAGGGACTAATCTACTTGTCccccaatctacttgtccctcaagaaaatccacttaacCTTCCTGGCGGTATGATTATTTCAGGaattttgtaccaaaagcggtaccattttttgcatgGAAATTTGGTGTTATGTATTGTAGGCCTGCAATTCTTAGTAATTACTTACTTAAACCTGACCAAAGAAGACTCTAGTAGACCTCTCAGATGTGATAAAGTTCGTAACATAAAATCATGAATtataatgtaataaataatataattttattcaataatgtaataaataatgaaatttgtcaaacaaagAAAATTCAGTAAACATCCTGGGTGTGGTAAATTTTGAAACATGGGACTGCACATAGACTGACGTCACAATCAGGGCAATGGAACCTGGTTTCTTTtcggatttttttttccattgccatCTTGCTTTGAGCAGCAAAATACGCACATCCTTGTAGGTGCTGCCTTTTTTTGATTTTGGCGGGATGTAATCCATAAAGTGCCGACCAGTCAGGCGTTCTGGGTTGACAACGTCAGCAGCACGACGTCCAGATCTGTTCACGGCCACTGATGGTGTTTGGTAGTTCACAAAAATCCGCTCCGCCACCTTCCAGATAAAGTCAGAATCAACAAGAGGCTTGTCACTCtttcctctgtgcagtatataggcATTGTTCCAGGAGATGCCTGaagatttttttgtaatattttttttgttatttccgCATAGCCGGATAAAATGTCATCGCCTGATCGGCTCTATCGACTCCTCCCATGGTGTTGTTGTAGTCAATCACAAGTTGTGGCTTCATGACATCTTTCCCACCTCTTGTGTGGACCATGGCAGTGGAGGAGTTATTCACTGTACTCATTAGGCACACATCTTTTTTGTCACGCCAACGCATTGCCATCATCTTTCCTTTCTGCCAGGCAACCATttctcctgttttcagttttttcctGGCAAACATAGATGGCAGGTCACGTCGGTTGGCCCTAACTGTTCCATATCCATCAGTCTTGTGTTTTAGCAGAAATTCGTACAGCTCAGGCGATGTGTAAAAGTTGTCCGTTGTCACACAATACCCCTGATTCAGCAATGGCTAAAGCAGTGTAAGGACTGATGACGTTGCCATCCCATAGCCGCTGTGCCTGGGGTTGAATTGTGTTCCTTTACCTGTGTATATGACGGAATTCCATATATAGTCAGTGGCAGACTCGCAGAGCATATAAGATTTTATTCCAAACCGTGCTATCTTGGATGCGATTTATTGAATCCAGCTGAGGCGTCCCTTGTAAGCCATCATACTTTCATCAATGCTGATGTCTCTATCTGGCACAAAGTCCTGCTGGAATTTTTTTAGGATCATTTGGTATACTTCCCAGATCTTCTTGAGTTTTGGCGCTGGATGTGTGGCTTCGTCAAATTCCTCATTGTTGGTGAAGTGCAAATTCTTCATTATGAGGGAAAATCGGTACTCAGACATGATGGTGCCAAAAAATGGGGTTGCCAGCAATTTATTGGTAGTCCAGTACCATTTCTGCAGCGGTTTCCCCACCACACACTGAAGTAGTATTAGCCCAAGTATTAGCCCCATTTGTCTCCGTGACAATCTTTTCAATGACGTCATCTGTGAAAAACAATTTTAGGTAAGGATCATTGTGCTCAACGCCTACCTTCATCCCAGGTGATCCAGTAAACTGAAATCTTGGCGACGGTACCTCATCCATACCGCATTCAATAGGGTACCAAGTGCGCACATCACTGAGCTCGGGTGCAGAATCGTCGCTGTCGCCACTTCTCTGGTCAGTGTCAGAGTCGGATGACGAA
Above is a genomic segment from Hyla sarda isolate aHylSar1 chromosome 1, aHylSar1.hap1, whole genome shotgun sequence containing:
- the LOC130283413 gene encoding piggyBac transposable element-derived protein 4-like, translating into MASERHFSISKAGLDPMSDSGSDTEPLAELSDSDSWQDSSSDSDTDQRSGDSDDSAPELSDVRTWYPIECGMDEMTSLKRLSRRQMGLILGLILLQCVVGKPLQKWYWTTNKLLATPFFGTIMSEYRFSLIMKNLHFTNNEEFDEATHPAPKLKKIWEVYQMILKKFQQDFVPDRDISIDESMMAYKGRLSWIQ